The following are from one region of the bacterium genome:
- a CDS encoding MotA/TolQ/ExbB proton channel family protein → MSILQLIKLFFIEGGFFMYAILAASIFGLAIIFERFYKVGFRFRISSERFMARIFAHLKAQEIEQAIQLCSQSQAPLPIIIRAGLEKHNQSESEIQNAIDEATLEQLPRVSRRTEYLNLIANISTLMGLLGTIQGLIQAFHAVSHVDAAQKATMLAGGIAMALNTTAFGLIVAIPCMVSYSILNSLSDRILDDIDQFSLKLINFLKQH, encoded by the coding sequence ATGAGCATCTTACAACTTATCAAGCTGTTCTTCATCGAGGGCGGTTTTTTCATGTACGCTATCCTGGCAGCTTCGATTTTTGGCCTGGCGATTATCTTTGAACGATTCTACAAGGTTGGGTTCCGGTTTAGAATCAGCTCCGAGAGGTTTATGGCCAGAATATTTGCGCACCTTAAGGCTCAGGAAATCGAGCAGGCCATTCAACTGTGCAGCCAATCACAGGCCCCGCTTCCGATCATCATCAGGGCAGGGCTGGAAAAACATAATCAGAGTGAATCAGAGATACAGAATGCCATTGATGAAGCCACTCTGGAGCAGTTGCCCCGCGTTTCCCGAAGAACCGAATACCTCAACCTGATCGCCAATATTTCTACCCTGATGGGACTTTTGGGAACCATTCAGGGTCTTATTCAGGCCTTCCATGCCGTCAGTCACGTGGATGCGGCTCAAAAAGCCACCATGCTGGCAGGAGGAATCGCCATGGCTCTGAATACTACAGCCTTTGGTCTGATAGTCGCTATTCCCTGTATGGTCAGCTACTCCATCCTCAATTCCCTGTCAGACCGGATACTTGACGATATTGACCAATTCTCCCTGAAATTGATTAATTTCCTGAAGCAGCACTAG
- a CDS encoding biopolymer transporter ExbD has translation MPRLIEKKRKVNKTIELYLTPVMNIFLNIIPLLLVTAVFIQTSVINLSLPSQTAGSAPAQSQVADGANARKPKQLLILSIAARGFYLILGDKLLKIIPKGDNYDFDKLEAILRKVKEAFPEQESIVIESEDDIIYDHLIHTMDRCRACGLVDIVLSASKN, from the coding sequence ATGCCCCGGTTGATTGAAAAAAAGCGAAAAGTAAATAAAACCATAGAGCTTTACCTGACTCCGGTCATGAATATCTTTCTCAATATCATCCCCCTGCTCCTGGTGACGGCTGTTTTTATTCAGACTTCGGTAATCAATCTCTCCCTCCCCTCCCAAACTGCCGGTTCAGCTCCGGCCCAAAGTCAGGTAGCGGATGGGGCCAATGCCAGGAAACCGAAACAGCTCCTCATTTTGTCGATTGCTGCCAGGGGATTTTATCTTATTCTTGGTGACAAGCTCCTGAAGATTATCCCTAAAGGAGATAACTACGACTTCGATAAACTCGAAGCTATCCTTCGGAAAGTCAAGGAGGCGTTTCCTGAGCAGGAAAGCATTGTCATCGAATCGGAAGATGATATCATCTATGACCATCTTATTCATACTATGGACAGATGCCGGGCCTGCGGCCTGGTGGACATTGTCCTTTCGGCGAGTAAAAACTGA
- a CDS encoding biopolymer transporter ExbD: MANEKSTSRAIVRRRLARARRKRDAFVRLTSLIDVFTILLCFLIKSFSASPEVTLIAENLQLPVSTATQSPEVATTVSATREAVLLNGEFVDTIENFRSQKEMLNSRLYEKLIQDKERFLLIARENPGQLKFRGKIIIQADKKIPYQVIKKLIYTSGQAEFGKISLHVLQKET, translated from the coding sequence ATGGCTAACGAGAAGAGCACAAGCAGAGCGATTGTCCGACGACGCCTGGCCAGGGCCAGACGAAAGCGGGATGCCTTTGTTCGCCTGACTTCCCTGATCGATGTCTTTACCATCCTGTTATGTTTCCTGATCAAGAGTTTTTCAGCCAGTCCGGAAGTTACTCTGATAGCTGAAAATCTCCAATTGCCGGTTTCAACCGCAACTCAATCTCCGGAAGTCGCAACTACTGTTTCCGCCACCCGCGAGGCTGTGCTCCTGAACGGTGAATTTGTCGATACCATCGAGAATTTCAGATCGCAAAAAGAAATGCTGAATTCCAGATTATACGAAAAATTAATTCAGGATAAAGAAAGGTTTCTCCTGATTGCCCGGGAAAATCCTGGTCAGCTCAAGTTTCGGGGGAAAATCATTATTCAGGCAGATAAAAAAATTCCGTATCAGGTTATCAAGAAGTTGATTTATACCAGTGGACAGGCAGAGTTTGGGAAAATTTCTCTTCATGTTCTTCAGAAAGAGACATAA
- a CDS encoding TonB family protein encodes MAFQSKRVTGAQQPDTAQKEKKLVLQIHLLREPGDGEKVLLNKSSVTAGSQPANDLVIPCPLKRFTFLKKRRSGGYELFIPGEMTGIIGHPDQTDTVSIDSLRNLNLLPRKNQGHTLFLPVGNRAELSYGGVRLDLGYVPEPPPPPRSREEQASEDVLEHGFLEGDQKGFWTMFLLSLCLHVLFILYVYMAPLPPPSQEQTTAAEIPERLVRLILKEEEKQKDIQASRLLKEEKKAAPLTQPPVQKTSPPVKEAKPAQQPAQKAQIKPRQAESSSGKDKPRQKTAQSVSSSGASGEPKPSLVASTDGTTAAKDGGSDVLRQGEGQTSVSSPEKKVDLNSIGILGMISSRQSSRSPSSPGIDSQLNLLAKNAINSGKTLVRQIEKSSPPLQAFTGEGLNDELPLGDGEGGEEPGNAHDAGKGTEGKKAKEAEKSRSKTSSSASSAKKVDDLVAMHQQTDTVELPVKGDLALQKIVDVKTSGPKSQFRTPQAILEVVSSYKSSIIHCYNKALKVYPRLEGRLVVEFTITAQGEVVDVKVVSSTLPRFDSGLDACVTNMIQSWRFASIPVGITTVVYPFVFFPAM; translated from the coding sequence ATGGCGTTCCAATCGAAAAGGGTGACTGGTGCCCAGCAGCCCGATACGGCCCAGAAAGAAAAAAAGCTGGTTCTGCAGATTCATCTGCTCAGAGAGCCGGGTGATGGCGAAAAAGTGCTTCTCAATAAATCATCGGTCACTGCCGGTTCTCAACCAGCCAATGATCTGGTCATTCCCTGCCCGCTGAAGAGATTCACTTTTCTGAAAAAAAGGCGAAGTGGTGGCTATGAGCTTTTTATTCCCGGAGAAATGACCGGCATCATCGGTCATCCTGACCAGACAGATACGGTCTCTATCGACAGTCTCCGGAACCTCAATCTGCTGCCCCGGAAAAATCAGGGTCATACCCTTTTTCTGCCTGTGGGGAACAGGGCCGAGCTTTCCTATGGAGGCGTGCGCCTCGATCTGGGATACGTACCGGAGCCGCCCCCTCCACCCCGCAGCAGGGAGGAACAGGCGTCGGAGGACGTTCTGGAACATGGTTTTCTCGAAGGCGACCAGAAGGGTTTCTGGACCATGTTTCTTCTTTCCCTCTGCCTTCATGTATTATTCATCCTGTACGTGTACATGGCTCCTCTGCCTCCTCCCTCTCAGGAGCAAACTACGGCAGCGGAAATTCCGGAGCGGCTCGTCAGGCTGATACTCAAGGAGGAAGAGAAGCAGAAGGATATTCAGGCCAGCAGGCTCCTGAAAGAGGAAAAAAAGGCCGCTCCGCTCACCCAGCCCCCGGTGCAAAAGACCAGTCCGCCGGTCAAAGAAGCCAAACCCGCTCAGCAGCCAGCCCAAAAGGCTCAAATCAAGCCCAGGCAGGCTGAATCCTCTTCCGGCAAAGACAAGCCTCGACAAAAAACAGCCCAATCTGTATCCTCCTCCGGAGCCTCCGGAGAACCAAAACCCTCTCTGGTTGCCTCAACAGATGGAACCACAGCAGCCAAAGATGGAGGATCAGATGTGCTCAGGCAGGGCGAAGGGCAAACTTCCGTCTCTTCACCGGAAAAGAAAGTTGACCTCAACTCGATCGGCATTCTGGGCATGATTTCATCCCGTCAATCATCCCGCTCTCCATCCTCCCCAGGCATTGATTCCCAGCTTAACCTTCTGGCTAAAAATGCGATCAATAGTGGAAAAACCCTGGTCAGGCAAATCGAAAAATCCTCTCCGCCATTGCAGGCCTTTACCGGCGAGGGATTGAATGATGAGCTGCCCCTCGGAGACGGGGAAGGCGGTGAGGAACCTGGAAATGCCCATGATGCCGGAAAGGGAACCGAAGGGAAAAAGGCCAAAGAGGCAGAAAAATCCAGATCAAAAACTTCATCATCAGCATCATCAGCCAAAAAGGTAGATGATCTGGTGGCCATGCACCAGCAGACCGACACCGTAGAGCTTCCGGTCAAGGGTGATCTTGCCCTCCAGAAGATCGTCGATGTTAAAACTTCAGGACCGAAAAGCCAGTTTCGTACCCCGCAGGCCATTCTCGAAGTGGTGTCATCTTATAAATCCAGCATTATCCATTGTTACAACAAGGCACTCAAGGTATATCCCAGGCTGGAAGGCAGGCTGGTGGTCGAATTTACGATCACTGCACAGGGGGAGGTTGTTGACGTAAAAGTTGTCTCCTCTACCCTGCCCAGGTTCGACTCCGGCCTGGATGCATGCGTGACCAATATGATCCAAAGCTGGCGTTTTGCTTCGATTCCAGTGGGTATAACTACCGTGGTCTATCCCTTCGTGTTTTTCCCTGCCATGTAA
- a CDS encoding CapA family protein: MKNAGSQDTEKPSGMAHLITLFFCGDVMTGRGIDQVMPCPSDPILYEPYMTDARGYVEIAEEANGPIPKPVSFSYIWGDALTEWERMKPDLKIINLETSITESGDYWESKDIHYRMNPANIPCLTAAGIDCCALANNHILDWGYAGLAETVRTLKRARVHGTGAGRNLKEAQNPAVMKVRGKGRVTVFSFGSPTSGIPLAWAASEDKAGVNLLKDFSGDTVRDIQEQIRELKQPGDIVVASIHWGGNWGYEVSREEREFARKLVDEAGVDMIHGHSSHHVKGIEVYRDKLITYGCGNFLDDYEGIGGHEAFRDDLGLMFFAKLDPLTGKLASLHMTPTQIKNFRVNRASGADARWLSEVLNREGKKFGTAVELSRDKTLILRWQKTGV, translated from the coding sequence ATGAAAAACGCTGGATCCCAAGATACAGAAAAGCCATCGGGAATGGCCCATCTCATTACCCTGTTCTTCTGTGGTGATGTCATGACCGGCAGAGGCATTGATCAGGTGATGCCCTGCCCCAGTGACCCTATCCTCTATGAGCCATACATGACAGATGCCAGAGGATATGTGGAAATTGCCGAGGAGGCAAACGGCCCGATCCCCAAGCCTGTCAGCTTCTCCTATATCTGGGGGGATGCTCTCACTGAATGGGAACGGATGAAGCCGGACCTCAAGATAATCAATCTTGAGACCAGTATAACCGAAAGCGGCGATTACTGGGAGAGCAAGGATATTCACTATCGGATGAATCCGGCAAACATTCCCTGTCTGACAGCAGCCGGGATAGACTGCTGTGCTCTGGCCAATAATCACATTCTCGACTGGGGATATGCAGGTCTGGCTGAGACAGTGAGGACACTGAAAAGGGCCAGGGTGCACGGCACCGGAGCTGGCCGGAACCTGAAAGAGGCACAGAATCCGGCAGTGATGAAGGTCAGGGGCAAGGGAAGAGTAACGGTGTTCTCCTTCGGATCGCCAACCAGCGGAATACCGCTTGCCTGGGCTGCTTCTGAAGACAAGGCTGGTGTGAACCTGCTGAAAGACTTCTCCGGGGACACAGTCAGAGATATTCAGGAACAAATCCGGGAACTGAAGCAGCCGGGAGATATCGTTGTCGCCTCGATTCATTGGGGAGGAAACTGGGGTTATGAAGTTTCTCGTGAAGAGAGGGAATTTGCCCGCAAACTGGTCGATGAAGCGGGCGTTGACATGATTCACGGCCATTCCTCCCACCATGTGAAGGGAATAGAGGTCTATCGGGATAAACTGATAACCTACGGCTGCGGCAATTTTCTGGACGATTATGAAGGCATCGGCGGCCATGAGGCTTTTCGTGATGATCTTGGCCTGATGTTTTTCGCAAAGCTTGATCCTCTGACCGGAAAACTTGCTTCCCTGCACATGACTCCGACGCAGATTAAAAATTTCAGAGTGAACCGGGCATCCGGAGCCGATGCACGCTGGTTAAGCGAGGTCCTGAACCGAGAAGGGAAAAAATTCGGGACAGCGGTGGAATTGAGCAGGGACAAGACTCTGATCCTCAGATGGCAGAAGACTGGAGTATAA
- a CDS encoding DUF2267 domain-containing protein, whose product MRYHEFVERVRKLAGFESLDEAILATEATLDTLSERLSRTERDELAAQLPKELKEYFIKGRNTERFLLEDFYSRVSARADVRLHRAIEQAQAVMKVLQEAVSPGELEDILSGLPDEYSELFGKKPKGPLSP is encoded by the coding sequence ATGCGCTATCATGAATTTGTTGAGCGGGTCAGGAAGCTCGCCGGCTTTGAATCCCTTGATGAAGCGATACTGGCCACCGAAGCCACCCTTGATACCTTGAGTGAGCGGCTTTCCAGAACGGAACGAGACGAGCTGGCTGCGCAGCTTCCGAAGGAATTGAAGGAGTATTTCATTAAAGGGAGGAACACCGAGCGATTCCTGCTGGAAGATTTCTACAGCCGGGTCAGCGCACGGGCAGATGTGCGGCTTCACCGGGCAATCGAACAGGCACAGGCAGTGATGAAGGTACTTCAGGAAGCAGTCTCGCCGGGTGAGCTGGAGGATATTTTATCCGGTCTTCCCGATGAGTACAGCGAGCTTTTCGGGAAAAAACCAAAAGGACCGCTTTCTCCATGA
- a CDS encoding FmdE family protein, producing MIMRENAHLQVQLEQAGKVHGHICPSLFYGVSLALRMKERMQDISSPAYEIILEGKSQCIRDGVRTVLGEDIPVRVESTGQCALTANCPVRQQRCRITISPAVRCRINELNQSLPLEEFKRAGVAYLQSLSERELFGE from the coding sequence ATGATTATGAGGGAGAATGCTCATCTGCAGGTGCAGCTTGAGCAGGCCGGGAAAGTGCATGGCCACATATGTCCGAGTTTATTTTACGGTGTCTCGCTGGCCCTGCGCATGAAAGAGCGGATGCAGGATATCAGCTCTCCGGCTTACGAAATCATTCTGGAAGGAAAATCGCAGTGCATCCGTGATGGAGTCCGTACCGTACTGGGAGAAGATATTCCCGTGCGGGTTGAAAGTACCGGCCAGTGCGCCCTGACCGCCAACTGCCCGGTGCGGCAGCAGCGGTGTCGGATCACGATATCTCCTGCGGTTCGCTGCCGGATCAATGAGCTCAATCAGTCTCTTCCTCTTGAAGAATTCAAGCGAGCAGGTGTAGCTTATCTGCAATCCCTTTCCGAAAGGGAGTTGTTTGGGGAGTAA
- a CDS encoding SpoVR family protein, with protein sequence MNYQIKDLKEWDEKILKIVHEVGLDCYPQEFEICDHNDMLGYMAYTGMPSHYPHWSFGKAFERQKTMYKLGVSGLPYEMVINSNPCLAYLMKDNTLLLQILTIAHVYGHNDFFKNNITFANTPSGYVIEMFKSHADRIREYIEDPSIGERAVEEIIDAAHALRYQSRRNLRVRRLSLKEQRNQALERAQKQYEDFDYLKGRPAYVAPDIHKIPFEPEEDLISFIRDYNSLLEDWQKDLLTIVAEENQYFLPQIETKIMNEGWASYWHYQILNRLDLPQGLHFEFMKRHNQVICPHVGGLNPYHLGFKMFENIFQRWENPEREDREELGLPGGEGLKKLFQIRESDRDQSFLRQYLTRELMQELDLFQHEQQGNDRVITKVSDEENWKKVRDTLILNVGMNRVPVIHIIDANYEHQQKLLLRHQYDGRELDLGYAQHTMRYLYRLWSRPVVMETVLKGRNYQLHYDYGDQFEIKEVRQPSSSRWND encoded by the coding sequence ATGAATTATCAAATCAAGGATTTAAAAGAATGGGATGAAAAAATCCTCAAAATAGTGCATGAGGTCGGGCTGGACTGCTATCCGCAGGAATTTGAAATCTGCGACCATAACGATATGCTCGGCTACATGGCCTATACCGGCATGCCTTCTCATTACCCGCACTGGTCTTTCGGCAAGGCCTTCGAGCGCCAGAAAACAATGTACAAACTGGGAGTCAGCGGCCTGCCGTATGAAATGGTCATTAATTCCAATCCCTGCCTGGCGTATCTGATGAAAGACAACACCCTGCTGCTTCAGATTTTGACCATTGCCCATGTTTACGGACATAATGACTTCTTTAAGAACAACATCACCTTCGCCAATACCCCCTCAGGCTATGTGATCGAGATGTTCAAGTCCCATGCGGACCGCATCCGCGAGTACATCGAAGATCCCAGCATCGGTGAGCGGGCGGTGGAGGAAATTATCGATGCGGCCCATGCCCTGAGATATCAGAGCCGGCGCAACCTGCGGGTCCGGAGACTCTCATTGAAGGAGCAGCGCAATCAGGCCCTCGAACGGGCTCAAAAGCAGTATGAGGATTTTGACTACCTGAAAGGAAGGCCCGCCTATGTGGCTCCTGATATTCATAAAATCCCCTTCGAGCCCGAGGAGGATCTGATATCCTTTATCCGGGACTACAATTCTCTGCTCGAAGACTGGCAAAAAGACCTGCTGACCATTGTAGCCGAAGAAAACCAGTACTTTCTGCCGCAGATTGAAACCAAAATCATGAATGAAGGCTGGGCCAGCTACTGGCACTACCAGATCCTGAACCGCCTAGACCTTCCCCAGGGACTGCATTTTGAATTCATGAAGCGGCACAACCAGGTGATCTGTCCCCATGTGGGCGGCCTGAATCCCTATCACCTTGGTTTCAAGATGTTTGAAAATATCTTCCAGCGATGGGAAAACCCGGAACGCGAAGACAGGGAGGAATTGGGTCTTCCCGGAGGCGAAGGGCTGAAAAAACTCTTCCAGATCAGGGAATCGGACCGGGATCAGTCCTTCCTGCGCCAGTATCTGACCAGAGAGCTGATGCAGGAGCTTGACCTTTTCCAGCACGAGCAGCAGGGCAATGACCGGGTCATTACCAAAGTCTCCGATGAGGAGAACTGGAAAAAAGTCCGGGATACCCTGATCCTGAATGTGGGCATGAACCGGGTACCGGTCATCCATATCATCGATGCCAATTACGAGCACCAGCAGAAGCTTCTCCTGCGCCACCAATATGATGGCCGTGAGCTTGATCTGGGATATGCCCAGCATACCATGCGCTACCTGTACCGGCTCTGGAGCCGTCCGGTAGTGATGGAGACGGTTTTAAAGGGCCGGAATTATCAGCTTCATTACGACTACGGCGATCAGTTCGAGATCAAGGAAGTGAGACAGCCAAGCTCCTCCCGCTGGAACGACTGA
- a CDS encoding DUF444 family protein, translated as MTIFRTFQRGAARGSDRSARDRKRHKEKVKEAIKQNIQNIISEESIIGQSGDKRIKIPIRGIKEYQFIFGHNNPDVGTGNGQAKPGDVVQKGNPQNEGTGPAGPGNRPGDDIYETEITLEEAINYLFEDLELPDMERKRFHIIESERLMKPKGVKHLGIRPRLNRRWTMKEHIRRKIASHVEEEDRFPFHENDLRYNRIVVDIKEHSNAVVFCVMDTSGSMDITKKYLARSFYFLLYQFVRRRYQNVEVVFIAHHTEAKEVTENEFFHRGESGGTMISSGYKKALEIIKERYHPSLWNIYAFHCSDGDNFTEDNQEALRYAQELKQICNLFGYGEIKPFDTFSWGSMMKIFEPLATENFVILGIRSKEDVWPALKKFLSRDRAKVRNEG; from the coding sequence ATGACCATATTTCGAACCTTTCAGCGCGGTGCCGCCCGCGGAAGTGACCGCAGCGCCAGAGATCGCAAACGCCACAAGGAAAAGGTGAAAGAGGCGATCAAGCAGAATATCCAGAATATCATTTCCGAGGAGTCGATTATCGGCCAGAGCGGCGACAAGCGGATCAAGATCCCTATCCGGGGGATCAAGGAGTACCAGTTTATTTTCGGCCATAACAATCCTGACGTAGGCACCGGAAACGGCCAGGCCAAGCCGGGAGACGTGGTGCAGAAAGGGAATCCCCAGAATGAGGGGACCGGACCGGCCGGACCGGGAAACCGGCCGGGTGATGACATCTACGAAACCGAAATCACCCTGGAGGAGGCCATCAATTATCTGTTCGAAGATCTCGAGTTGCCGGACATGGAGCGAAAGCGCTTCCATATCATTGAGTCCGAGCGGCTCATGAAGCCCAAAGGGGTCAAGCACCTTGGCATCCGGCCCCGGCTGAACCGCCGATGGACCATGAAGGAGCACATCCGCCGCAAGATCGCCAGTCATGTGGAGGAGGAGGACCGTTTTCCCTTCCACGAGAATGACCTGCGCTATAACCGGATCGTGGTCGATATCAAGGAGCATTCGAATGCCGTGGTCTTCTGTGTCATGGATACCTCGGGATCCATGGATATCACCAAAAAATATCTGGCCAGGAGTTTCTATTTCCTCCTGTACCAGTTTGTACGCCGCAGGTACCAGAACGTCGAAGTTGTATTCATCGCTCACCATACCGAGGCCAAGGAAGTGACTGAAAATGAGTTCTTCCACCGGGGCGAATCGGGTGGAACCATGATCTCGTCAGGCTATAAAAAGGCCCTCGAGATCATCAAGGAGCGATATCATCCGTCGCTGTGGAATATCTACGCTTTTCATTGCTCGGACGGGGATAACTTTACCGAGGACAATCAGGAAGCGCTCAGATATGCCCAGGAGCTCAAGCAGATCTGCAACCTGTTTGGCTATGGCGAAATCAAACCCTTTGACACCTTCTCCTGGGGATCGATGATGAAAATCTTCGAGCCCCTGGCAACTGAAAATTTTGTCATTCTTGGTATCCGCAGCAAAGAAGATGTCTGGCCTGCCCTGAAAAAATTCCTGAGCAGGGACCGGGCCAAGGTGAGGAATGAAGGATGA
- a CDS encoding serine protein kinase, producing MSVSNNVDFKTLIRKDREERNRKHFEGTFLDYLEILKENPAIAQLAHGRLYKVITEPGVRVEHPEDNPRLRRLRRHETVRKYAFFENEFFGMDKVINQIVRYFHSASMGGEESRQVLYLVGPVGAGKSSLMEKLKAGLEETDPIYCLKGCPMHEEPLHLLPHHLREDFSKLLGIPIEGDLCPICRFRLKNEFNKEYEKFPVETVDFSIRSRRGIGVVPPVDPNNQDTSILIGSEDISKLDLYSEDDPRVLSLNGAFNAGNRGIVEFIEVFKNETEYLHTMITATQEKMIPAPGKHSMIYFDGVILAHSNEAEWEKFKADHTNEAILDRIVKVEVPYVMELDEEVKIYKKIINRSKFTAHIAPHTIEIASMFAILTRLQPTNKCDLMTKLKLYNGQEIVEKGYHQKIDAEELREEAVNEGMSGISTRFVMKSIDNAISEAEHNCINPISIREAMIAQVKEMSLADDVRKRYLGFLQDTLHKEYLDILEKEVTKAFVHSYAEQAETLFQNYLDHAEAYVNRTKVKDPNTKEELEPDQKLLRSIEEQIGITVSAAEGFRQDVTSYMFALLRRGEKVNYKSYAPLRDAIEKKLMTSVRDLSRIVTKAKTRDREQNEKYEIMVKTMIEFNNYCPHCCEVVLRYAANNLWKD from the coding sequence ATGTCTGTGTCGAATAATGTCGATTTTAAAACGCTGATCCGAAAGGATCGAGAAGAGCGCAATCGAAAGCATTTCGAAGGAACATTTCTTGATTACCTGGAAATACTGAAAGAAAATCCTGCCATTGCTCAACTGGCTCATGGCCGTCTTTACAAGGTAATTACCGAACCGGGAGTCCGGGTAGAGCATCCGGAAGATAATCCGAGGCTGCGCAGGCTTCGACGGCACGAGACCGTGCGCAAGTATGCCTTTTTCGAGAATGAATTTTTCGGCATGGATAAGGTGATCAATCAGATTGTCCGCTACTTTCACTCTGCCTCCATGGGTGGTGAGGAAAGCAGGCAGGTACTGTATCTGGTAGGCCCGGTGGGAGCCGGAAAATCGAGCCTGATGGAGAAGCTGAAAGCCGGTCTTGAGGAGACGGACCCCATCTACTGCCTGAAGGGGTGTCCGATGCATGAGGAGCCCCTCCATCTCCTCCCGCACCATCTGCGGGAAGATTTTTCAAAGCTCCTTGGCATTCCCATTGAAGGAGACCTCTGTCCTATCTGCCGGTTCCGTCTGAAAAACGAATTTAATAAGGAATACGAGAAATTCCCCGTGGAAACCGTGGATTTTTCCATTCGCTCGCGCCGGGGAATCGGCGTTGTTCCGCCGGTTGATCCCAACAACCAGGACACCTCAATCCTGATCGGCAGTGAGGATATTTCCAAACTTGACCTGTACTCAGAAGATGACCCGCGAGTTCTCTCCCTGAACGGTGCTTTTAACGCCGGAAACCGGGGAATTGTGGAATTCATCGAGGTGTTCAAAAATGAAACTGAGTATCTGCATACCATGATCACGGCCACCCAGGAAAAAATGATTCCTGCGCCCGGCAAGCACTCGATGATTTACTTCGACGGCGTGATTCTGGCCCATTCCAATGAAGCCGAGTGGGAGAAATTCAAAGCGGACCACACCAACGAAGCCATTCTTGACCGTATCGTCAAGGTGGAAGTTCCCTATGTGATGGAGCTGGACGAGGAAGTCAAAATATACAAAAAGATTATTAACCGGAGCAAATTTACGGCGCATATCGCTCCCCATACCATCGAGATCGCCTCGATGTTCGCCATTCTGACCAGGCTTCAGCCCACCAACAAGTGCGACCTGATGACCAAGCTGAAGCTCTATAATGGCCAGGAAATCGTCGAAAAGGGCTATCACCAGAAGATCGATGCCGAAGAGCTGCGGGAAGAGGCAGTCAATGAAGGAATGTCCGGCATCTCCACCCGCTTTGTCATGAAGAGCATCGATAATGCCATCTCGGAGGCCGAGCATAACTGCATCAACCCCATTTCCATCCGCGAGGCCATGATCGCCCAGGTGAAGGAGATGAGCCTGGCCGATGATGTGCGAAAGCGCTATCTTGGCTTTTTGCAGGACACCCTGCACAAGGAGTATCTGGATATCCTGGAAAAGGAAGTCACCAAGGCTTTCGTCCATTCCTATGCCGAGCAGGCGGAAACCCTGTTCCAGAATTACCTGGACCATGCCGAAGCCTACGTGAACCGGACCAAAGTCAAGGACCCCAATACCAAGGAAGAGCTTGAGCCTGATCAGAAGCTTCTTCGCTCCATCGAGGAGCAGATCGGCATTACCGTCTCTGCGGCTGAAGGCTTCCGGCAGGATGTCACCAGTTATATGTTCGCCCTGCTCAGGCGTGGTGAAAAAGTGAATTACAAGTCTTATGCACCGCTTCGCGATGCCATCGAGAAAAAACTGATGACCTCGGTCCGGGATCTTTCGCGCATTGTCACCAAAGCCAAAACCCGGGACAGGGAGCAGAACGAAAAATACGAGATTATGGTCAAGACCATGATTGAATTCAATAATTACTGCCCCCACTGCTGTGAGGTGGTTTTGCGCTATGCTGCCAATAACCTTTGGAAAGATTAA
- a CDS encoding RluA family pseudouridine synthase encodes MVTKSFSLPGQENLNILYEDNHIIAVYKPGGVLVQGDISGDISLMDMIRQYIKDRYKKPGNVFLGLIHRLDRPVSGVVVMAKTSKGASRLSEQFRSRSITKIYWAQVYGEMSPAEGSLLSFLKREDKGARLAEESDPGARNAVLFYRTLKEHKGKSLLEITLHTGRKHQIRAQLAAAGHPVVGDVKYGAPSPLPDNTIRLLAKSLTFKHPTRNDIITVECPGPDWEF; translated from the coding sequence ATGGTCACAAAATCCTTTTCCCTGCCGGGGCAGGAGAATCTGAACATTCTCTATGAAGACAATCATATCATTGCCGTGTATAAACCTGGCGGTGTTCTGGTCCAGGGGGATATTTCCGGAGACATCTCCCTGATGGATATGATCAGACAGTATATCAAAGATAGGTACAAAAAGCCAGGGAACGTCTTTCTTGGCCTGATCCACCGCCTTGACCGCCCGGTGTCCGGAGTGGTCGTCATGGCCAAAACATCCAAAGGCGCCTCCCGGCTGTCGGAGCAGTTTCGCTCCCGGAGTATTACTAAAATATACTGGGCACAAGTGTATGGGGAGATGAGTCCGGCAGAAGGTTCTTTGCTCTCTTTTCTCAAGAGGGAAGACAAAGGGGCCAGACTGGCCGAAGAGTCAGATCCAGGAGCCCGAAATGCGGTATTGTTCTATAGGACCCTGAAGGAGCACAAGGGGAAATCCCTCCTTGAGATCACCCTCCACACCGGACGAAAACACCAGATCCGTGCTCAACTGGCTGCCGCAGGACACCCTGTTGTCGGCGATGTCAAATATGGCGCTCCGTCACCCCTTCCCGATAACACTATCCGGCTTTTGGCTAAATCTCTGACCTTCAAACACCCAACCAGGAACGATATTATAACTGTCGAATGCCCAGGGCCAGATTGGGAATTTTAA